The following is a genomic window from Bombina bombina isolate aBomBom1 chromosome 3, aBomBom1.pri, whole genome shotgun sequence.
CTATTTGTTCGATAAAGAGAGTGGCAGTTTCAGCTGAACTTGGCAGCTTATGgaatggtataaaatgtgccatttttgagaagCTATCAACGACTACCATTATAGTGGTGTGAGTTTTAGAGGGAGGTAAATCAACGATGAAATCGATTccgatttgtttccatggtctgtcTGAAACTGGAATGGGCATTAATAAGCCATATGGTGTTTTCTTttcagttttacaagtttgacaggtAATACAGCCCTTGATGTATTCAGAGATAGACCTTTTCATGTTCGGCCACCAGTATAATCTAGTTAACAGCTGTAATGTACGAGTTTCTCCTGGGTGTCCAGATAATGGAGTATCatggtgttctttgattatttCTAGTCTGAGGGGTTCAGGTAAGTAGATTCTATCTTTATAGTAATATATTCCATCCTTGATGATCAAGTCAAATTTGGAGTCAGGGGGTGGAGTATTTGAAAACTTCTTAACATCCGAGATGAAATCTGAGGTCAACCCAATGAATCTTTCCGTTGGTATGATATTTGAGGGTTTTGAAAATGTTGGAGGTATTGATAGTTGACGGgaaagtgcatccgcttttccatttttgcaaGCAGGTCGATATATGATTTGGAAATCGAATCTAGCAAAATAaagactccatctaacctgtctggctgacaaggttttattattttggagatattgtaggtttttatggtcagtgtagattatgaaagttttctttgcaccttcaagaaggtgtctccagaattccaaAGATCGACGAATGGCTAGCAATTCTTTATCCCCAATTGCATAGTTTCTTTCTGCTGATGTCATGGTCTTAGAAAAGAAAGAGATTGGGTGCATAGGTTCGTTAGGAGCTTTTTGTTGGGATAATACAGCACCTATAGCATAATCTGAAGAGTCTACCTCCAGTATGTATTGTAGTTCAACATTTGGCAACATTAGTATAGGAGCTTCTGtaaataatctttttaaattttcaaaaacatGAGTATGCTTTTCTTCCCATAGGAATGGATGTGTAGTTCCAGTGAGTTGAGTGAGTGGTTTTACAACCgtcgaaaaattctttataaattttcgataatagtTAGCGAAACCAAgaaatctttgcaaagatttcCGATCAGTAGGCTGTGGCCAATGTTTAACTGCTTCGACCTTTTCTGACTGCATCTGAATGCCAGCTGAGGAAATGGTGTATCCTAGAAATGAAATGGAAGTGTTGTGGAAAGAACACTTCTCTaattttgcatataacttatgtatttttaaacgagctaacacccaacgtacatgttttatgtggtctgatatgttattagaataaattagaatatcatcaagatatacaaCCAAACAGACATCTAGTAAATCACGGAATATGtcatttatgaagtgttggaaggttgcgggggcattacaaaggccgaatggcatcactaggtattcaTAGAGGCCATACCTCGTtctgaatgcagtgagccattcgtcgccttcccttatacggattaggttgtaagccccccttaaATCAAGCTTTGTGAAAATGGATGCATTGGTTAGGCGTTCGATCAGTTCCGGTATCAATGGAAGTGGGTACCGGTTTTTTACTGTACGTTTGTTGagctccctataatctattataggtctgAGAGTAGAGTCTTTGTTGGTCACGAAGAACATACCAGCTGCGGCAGGAGAGGAAGAGGGGCGTATGAAACCTTTCCTTAGGTTGTCCTGTAGGTATtgctttaaatgatccaattccgGTTGACTTAATGGGTATAAGTGACCAACTGGTAATGTTGCTCCAGGGATTagttctatcgggcagtcataaacCCGGTGCGGGGGTAATGATTCAGCCTCAGACTTACTGAAGACTTCAACAAAATCTTGATAGGGTTCAGGTATTTTTACTTCTTCAGTAGTTGCTTGAAGTATTACAGGCTGTGGGTAACAAGTGCTTTCACAATAGGGTGAAGTAAAGTTTACTGAGAAACTAGACCAATTGATGCTAGGGTTGTGTAACTGTAACCAATACAGACCCAAAACAACCTGAAAATGTGGTGATGGTATGATGTCAAATGTAAGATATTCTGTATGTGCCCCATCAATAGTAACTAATATTGGAATTG
Proteins encoded in this region:
- the YARS1 gene encoding tyrosine--tRNA ligase, cytoplasmic isoform X1, which codes for MDELYRDADIQLTAEQKMRSLKQGKKTVEDYITEFKLYASDSAWSSVSLRNQFRLGLSDSVKDELARIEMPSTLEALMKLATQIDRRLRERKAERSYSETTSKPSSSTYSHQRPITTEQATPMEIGVIRGPLTADERMRRKTNHLCMYCGNSNHMVTDCPILRKNKKSKFLTINNTSHVEKTLSYCNLSLTLQWDLRRLTTNAIVDSGAFGNFIDISTVQKNKIPTVLKKTPVSLKVIDGSDLKYGPITHNTIPILVTIDGAHTEYLTFDIIPSPHFQVVLGLYWLQLHNPSINWSSFSVNFTSPYCESTCYPQPVILQATTEEVKIPEPYQDFVEVFSKSEAESLPPHRVYDCPIELIPGATLPVGHLYPLSQPELDHLKQYLQDNLRKGFIRPSSSPAAAGMFFVTNKDSTLRPIIDYRELNKRTVKNRYPLPLIPELIERLTNASIFTKLDLRGAYNLIRIREGDEWLTAFRTRYGLYEYLVMPFGLCNAPATFQHFINDIFRDLLDVCLVVYLDDILIYSNNISDHIKHVRWVLARLKIHKLYAKLEKCSFHNTSISFLGYTISSAGIQMQSEKVEAVKHWPQPTDRKSLQRFLGFANYYRKFIKNFSTVVKPLTQLTGTTHPFLWEEKHTHVFENLKRLFTEAPILMLPNVELQYILEVDSSDYAIGAVLSQQKAPNEPMHPISFFSKTMTSAERNYAIGDKELLAIRRSLEFWRHLLEGAKKTFIIYTDHKNLQYLQNNKTLSARQVRWSLYFARFDFQIIYRPACKNGKADALSRQLSIPPTFSKPSNIIPTERFIGLTSDFISDVKKFSNTPPPDSKFDLIIKDGIYYYKDRIYLPEPLRLEIIKEHHDTPLSGHPGETRTLQLLTRLYWWPNMKRSISEYIKGCITCQTCKTEKKTPYGLLMPIPVSDRPWKQIGIDFIVDLPPSKTHTTIMVVVDSFSKMAHFIPFHKLPSSAETATLFIEQIVRLHGVPSIVISDRGSQFTSRFWKSLCLSLGIKHQYTTSFHPQANGQVERINQWLDEYLRCFCSYQQHNWITFLPFAEFAYNNLTNSSTKLTPFFANYGYHPSFTQVSSTPSDSPLVDEFNNSLQDNFNFIKDNIIKAQNSQKYYYDLRRREPPRYQIGDQVWLSTKNLRIQVPSRKLTQKYCGPFTIVKVVNQNAVTLKLPPCMKIHATFHVSLLKPYTPTRSKAPILPSSLSMQDSDVYEVKELLDSRYSRGMLQYLVRWKNYSEEEDNWEPASNIYAPRLVAQFHRRFPDRPRPQAEDQLA